A region from the Syntrophales bacterium genome encodes:
- a CDS encoding hydrolase translates to MLTLENMALIVVDFQGNLAHSMYEKHQLFENAQKIIKGASVFGIPILAVEQTPDKLGSTIPEIDNLLSGIQHISKTNFNCCDNERFMRELKSLNRNQLLLTGIETHICVYQTTMGLLNMDYEVHIIADAVSSRTVRNRNIGLEKMQDGGASLTSTEIVLFELLKSAEHEKFREVIKIVK, encoded by the coding sequence ATGCTTACTTTAGAAAATATGGCCTTAATTGTTGTTGACTTTCAGGGCAATCTGGCCCATTCGATGTATGAAAAGCATCAACTTTTTGAAAACGCACAGAAGATAATTAAAGGGGCAAGCGTCTTTGGAATACCCATCCTCGCGGTAGAACAGACCCCTGACAAACTTGGTTCGACGATACCTGAAATCGACAACCTCCTCTCCGGCATTCAACATATAAGTAAAACTAACTTTAACTGCTGTGATAACGAACGCTTTATGCGTGAACTTAAATCGCTGAACAGGAACCAGCTTTTGCTTACAGGAATCGAAACGCATATCTGTGTCTATCAGACGACTATGGGTCTGCTTAATATGGATTATGAAGTCCATATTATTGCAGACGCAGTTTCTTCAAGAACAGTTAGAAACAGAAACATAGGGCTTGAGAAAATGCAAGATGGCGGCGCAAGTTTGACAAGTACGGAGATTGTGTTATTTGAATTGCTGAAATCTGCGGAACATGAAAAATTCAGAGAAGTAATAAAGATCGTGAAGTAA
- a CDS encoding nitroreductase family protein translates to MIRDLIQKNRSYRRFYQDFVIELGTLRELVDLARISASAANMQPLKYVLSCEVQKNALIFPHLEWAGYLKDWSGPSEGERPSAYIIILADTQISRSTGCDHGIAAQNILLGATEKGLGGCMIASISRTKLREILKLPPHLEIILVLALGKPKETVIIETVGPDGNIKYWRDSEGKHHVPKRSINDIIVSQV, encoded by the coding sequence ATGATAAGAGATTTGATACAGAAAAACAGAAGCTACAGAAGATTTTATCAGGATTTTGTCATTGAACTTGGTACACTGAGAGAACTTGTTGATCTTGCGAGAATCTCTGCTTCGGCAGCCAATATGCAACCGCTAAAATATGTCCTTTCCTGTGAAGTTCAAAAGAATGCCCTGATATTTCCACACCTTGAGTGGGCCGGTTATCTGAAAGACTGGTCCGGTCCATCAGAAGGGGAAAGGCCATCCGCATACATCATTATACTCGCAGATACACAGATAAGCCGATCCACTGGCTGTGATCACGGAATTGCTGCCCAGAATATCCTTCTTGGTGCAACGGAAAAGGGTTTAGGGGGCTGTATGATCGCCTCAATCAGTCGGACAAAACTTCGCGAAATCCTCAAACTACCACCGCACCTCGAAATAATTCTTGTCCTGGCCCTCGGAAAACCAAAGGAAACGGTGATAATAGAAACCGTTGGCCCTGATGGAAACATAAAATACTGGCGTGACAGCGAAGGCAAGCACCATGTGCCAAAGCGATCTATTAATGATATTATAGTTAGCCAGGTTTGA
- a CDS encoding AsnC family transcriptional regulator yields the protein MDPIDKKILNIIQTDFPIDVKPFTVLAKKIGIGEDEVLKRVKKLKETGIIRRMGAVFDTRKLGFASTLCAARVSEEKLKEFVEIVNSYPGVTHNYRRNHEYNVWFTFMASTEEEIQKSLTEISEKTGMSDILNMPAKQNFKINVSFDF from the coding sequence ATGGATCCAATAGACAAAAAAATTCTTAATATTATCCAGACCGATTTTCCGATTGATGTAAAACCCTTTACCGTTCTGGCTAAAAAAATCGGCATCGGTGAGGATGAAGTCCTGAAACGTGTCAAAAAGCTGAAGGAGACAGGGATCATTCGCAGAATGGGCGCAGTGTTTGACACCCGAAAACTTGGTTTTGCAAGCACTCTCTGTGCCGCTCGGGTCTCAGAGGAGAAGCTGAAAGAATTTGTCGAAATCGTCAATTCTTATCCGGGGGTAACCCATAATTACAGAAGAAACCACGAATACAATGTCTGGTTTACTTTCATGGCTTCCACCGAAGAAGAGATACAAAAATCGCTGACGGAAATTAGCGAAAAAACTGGCATGTCTGATATACTCAACATGCCTGCTAAACAGAATTTCAAGATTAATGTTAGTTTCGATTTCTAA